A window of the Manduca sexta isolate Smith_Timp_Sample1 unplaced genomic scaffold, JHU_Msex_v1.0 HiC_scaffold_56, whole genome shotgun sequence genome harbors these coding sequences:
- the LOC115440179 gene encoding uncharacterized protein LOC115440179, whose protein sequence is MDPMSYNFNMEDQKPIFTTATDTTATTTTESFITTGSDNKNLSAEQGGMFSASIPPFQRSGGTELLGMLGQQEPRAADPAPSAADMDDILMNIRMNGSDMLFDEVDQNQNYYLGGNRPESVASSNIWNDNTSVSGARNGEMMDTFDFLIKSLSSANNYVSMLTREQLSVLRSIRPSLLYEFLQEVAKVRSDRRMRRALPNECAFCKNNGENEECYSSHALKDWRGRVLCPVLRAFRCPRCGATGDRAHTIKYCPENADTASERSGSLSARRRVPPSASLVLGGSTTRTNYGPLTPTAPAPSPVPTSTSFSSSFWTSFSMN, encoded by the exons atggATCCTatgtcttataattttaatatggaaGATCAAAAACCAATTTTTACGACTGCCACCGATACTACGGCTACGACAACAACA GAAAGTTTCATTACGACTGGCTCGGATAATAAGAATTTGAGTGCCGAGCAGGGTGGTATGTTCTCTGCATCCATACCACCGTTCCAGAGAAGTGGGGGTACTGAACTCCTCGGCATGCTGGGTCAGCAGGAACCACGCGCCGCAGATCCTG CTCCCAGTGCGGCAGATATGGACGATATTCTAATGAACATTCGAATGAACGGCTCCGATATGCTATTTGACGAAGTAGATCAAAATCAAAACTATTACCTAG GCGGTAACAGACCGGAGTCGGTGGCATCTTCGAACATTTGGAACGATAATACGTCTGTGTCTGGCGCTAGAAATGGCGAAATGATGGACACTTTCGATTTCCTTATCAAAA gtCTCTCATCAGCAAACAACTACGTGTCGATGCTGACTCGCGAGCAATTGTCTGTGCTGCGTTCGATCCGGCCGAGTCTGCTGTACGAGTTCCTGCAGGAGGTGGCTAAGGTGCGCAGCGACAGGCGTATGCGCCGGGCCCTGCCCAAC GAATGCGCTTTCTGCAAAAACAACGGTGAAAATGAGGAGTGCTATTCGTCGCACGCGCTGAAGGACTGGCGCGGACGCGTCCTGTGTCCAGTGCTGCGCGCCTTCCGCTGTCCTCGCTGCGGCGCGACCGGCGACCGCGCACACACCATCAAGTACTGCCCGGAGAACGCTGACACTG CTTCGGAGCGTTCCGGCAGTCTCTCTGCTCGTCGCCGCGTGCCGCCATCGGCTTCCTTAGTCCTGGGAGGATCGACCACAAGGACCAACTACGGGCCGCTGACCCCCACCGCGCCGGCACCCTCGCCCGTCCCCACTTCCACATCCTTCTCCTCCTCATTTTGGACCAGCTTCAGCATGAATTAA